The Streptomyces venezuelae genomic interval TCACCGCCCGCAGCCTCTGAAACACCGTAATCCCGAAGGAGCGCACCCATGACGGACATGACCAGCAGGATCACCGAAAGCCGTGACGATGCCGGGGTGGTCACCCCTGCCGGTGCGACCGTGCCGGAGGCTGCTGCGGGGCGGGAGCGCCCGGAGCTGTGGAAGGCCATCGAGGAGATGGTCGAGGCCGGGTTCACCGGCGTGACGTTGCGCGTGCACGACGAGCGGGGCGAGTGGGTCGGCAGCTCCGGAACGCGCAGGCTGGGCGAGAGCGCGAAGCCGGCGACGGACGGGTACGTCCGGATAGGCAGCGTCACCAAGACCTTCACCGCGACCGTGATGCTGCGACTGGTGGCCGAGGGCACGGTCGGCCTCGACATCCCGGTGGCCGACTACCTGCCCGAGTTCGCACCGGACCGACGGATCACGGTGCGGATGCTGCTCCAGCACACCAGCGGGGTGTTCAACTTCACCGGCGAGTACTACGACGACGCAACGTTCGCGCCCGGCATCCCCGCCACCACCGCGGGCCGGGAGTGGGTGGACAACCGGTTCAGGACCTACGCCCCGCAGGAGCTGGTCCGCCTGGCGCTGTCCAAGCCGGCCCGGTTCGAGCCGGGGAGCGACTGGAGTTACTCCAACACCAACTACGTACTGGCCCGGCTGGTGATCGAGAAGGTCACCGGTCACTCGCTCGCCGCGGAGATGCAGCGGCTGATCCTGGGGCCGCTCGGACTGTCGGGCACCGTGCTGCCGGACACCAGCCCGGAGATCCCCGAACCGCACGCCCACGCCTACTACCGGTACGAGGACGGCGGCCGGCAGGAGACCGTGGACGTCACCCGCCAGAACCCCTCCTGGATCGCCACCGGCGGTGACATGATCTCGACCACCCGGGACCTCCACACCTTCATCTCCGCCCTGGTCAGCGGCAAGCTCCTGCCCGCGCCGCTGCTCGCCGAGATGTGCACGACGCATCCCAAGGCCGGTTACGGCCTGGGGGTGATGGTGCAGGACGTCGGCGAGGGCGGCGGCACCGTCATCACCCACAACGGCGGCATGGCGGGCCACGCGGCGCTGATGTACAGCACGCCCGACGGCAGCAGGACCCTGACCGCCGCGGTGAACTACGTGGACGATGCCGCACTGTCCATGGCGGCGGCGTTCCAGCAGGCGACACAGAAGCTCGTCGACGTGGTGTTCGGCAGCCCCCAGGCCGAATTCGCGTGAGCAGCCGCCTTGTACGGCCCTGTGGCTGATCGCCGGACCTCGAGCGTTCT includes:
- a CDS encoding serine hydrolase domain-containing protein, encoding MVEAGFTGVTLRVHDERGEWVGSSGTRRLGESAKPATDGYVRIGSVTKTFTATVMLRLVAEGTVGLDIPVADYLPEFAPDRRITVRMLLQHTSGVFNFTGEYYDDATFAPGIPATTAGREWVDNRFRTYAPQELVRLALSKPARFEPGSDWSYSNTNYVLARLVIEKVTGHSLAAEMQRLILGPLGLSGTVLPDTSPEIPEPHAHAYYRYEDGGRQETVDVTRQNPSWIATGGDMISTTRDLHTFISALVSGKLLPAPLLAEMCTTHPKAGYGLGVMVQDVGEGGGTVITHNGGMAGHAALMYSTPDGSRTLTAAVNYVDDAALSMAAAFQQATQKLVDVVFGSPQAEFA